The proteins below are encoded in one region of Planctopirus limnophila DSM 3776:
- a CDS encoding TIGR03067 domain-containing protein, whose translation MQRTTFLMRHKLVALRPGLCLSLFTGLAICCFNPAFAEPPVAGTSGQVAQQPQDGEVPADAERILGEWVPVEFIFLGLPVPMENIAGLKVVFEKEELKLYPPAPVRKLKEGELPPPAPTPIKFRYQLLTDREPHQIELTAEEGPQQGQTTGSIYQFDEKGRLVICGHLDPAAPRPDVFESTDTSRTILFKFEQHVKPASTPEK comes from the coding sequence ATGCAACGAACAACATTTCTTATGAGACACAAACTGGTCGCGCTTCGGCCCGGTTTGTGTCTCAGTCTATTCACTGGGTTGGCGATTTGCTGTTTTAACCCGGCATTTGCTGAACCACCCGTTGCTGGAACCAGTGGCCAAGTGGCTCAGCAGCCACAGGATGGCGAGGTTCCCGCGGATGCCGAGCGGATTTTGGGTGAGTGGGTGCCGGTGGAGTTTATCTTTCTGGGCCTGCCGGTCCCGATGGAGAATATTGCCGGGCTAAAGGTGGTGTTTGAAAAGGAAGAGCTGAAGCTCTATCCCCCCGCACCTGTTCGCAAGCTGAAAGAAGGGGAGCTGCCACCACCCGCCCCGACTCCCATCAAATTCCGTTACCAGCTCTTAACAGATCGTGAGCCGCACCAGATCGAACTGACGGCGGAAGAAGGCCCGCAACAGGGACAAACAACAGGTTCGATTTACCAGTTTGATGAAAAAGGCCGCCTCGTCATTTGTGGTCATCTTGACCCTGCTGCCCCTCGGCCGGATGTCTTTGAATCGACCGATACGTCGCGCACGATTCTTTTCAAGTTCGAGCAGCATGTGAAGCCTGCTTCAACTCCAGAGAAATGA
- a CDS encoding GAF domain-containing protein, giving the protein MHETSLTDSHSLGPTELYALLQQHLRAITQDEPDWIANTANCAALLYHNLPQINWAGFYFLQGNELVLGPFQGRPACVRIPVGKGVCGTAAQTLAVQIVPNVHQFPGHIACDSASNSEIVLPICSGQKLLGVLDIDSPQFERFNQLDATGLQSLIDILVETRQ; this is encoded by the coding sequence ATGCACGAAACGTCCCTCACCGATTCGCACTCTTTAGGCCCCACCGAGCTTTACGCTCTGTTGCAGCAGCATTTGCGCGCCATCACCCAAGATGAACCCGACTGGATTGCCAACACCGCCAACTGTGCCGCCCTGCTTTATCACAACCTGCCCCAAATCAACTGGGCGGGCTTTTACTTTCTGCAGGGAAATGAACTGGTGCTCGGGCCATTCCAGGGTCGCCCGGCCTGTGTCCGCATTCCCGTCGGTAAGGGTGTCTGCGGCACTGCAGCACAAACCCTCGCTGTGCAGATCGTCCCCAATGTTCACCAATTCCCGGGGCACATCGCCTGCGATTCCGCCTCGAACTCCGAGATTGTTCTGCCAATCTGTTCTGGCCAGAAGCTCCTCGGAGTCCTCGACATCGACAGCCCACAATTCGAGCGCTTCAATCAACTCGATGCGACCGGCTTGCAATCACTGATCGATATACTTGTCGAAACTCGGCAATGA
- a CDS encoding choice-of-anchor I family protein — MRKFWGKVRGQFRLLNNQHVAAWKVIAAAIVVASLLVWTVQVNTAVATEPAAVALPNQSSTARTLKILPRGEVQLQFLGRFRHSEKSGTSATEITAFDPTTRQLFVVNVEDQVIDVLDLSQPALPVRVDQISVSALGIPTSVSARAGRVVASVATEDRRQRGHVVLIDPVHRKIVHQIQVGYEPDCVALTNDGKLLAVANEGSPNENYDFDPEGTISLIEIPDDLAQLANAEITTIDFRRYNDNPEKMGPGVRIFGPKATVAQDLEPEYITISADGQLAWVSLQENNAIATIDLEQKSLISVRGLGYKDHSQPGNGFDASDRDQSINIRPWPVKGLYQPDGLANFVSHGKRFIVTANDGKDRDYEGFSERAMVSDLQLDPRRFPHANELQKPENLGRLRVSKATGDLNGNGLVDELHAFGGRSFSIWDEQFHQIFDSGDQLESIVASQRPHDFNSDHEKREFDSRSAAKGPEPESVVVTEIGSKKIAIIGLERQSGLMVYDVTNPVKPVFEQFLSTRSESTPSDLVSPTSNEGDLGPEGLLVIPAQDSPTKTPLLVVANEISNATVIYEIRLRTP; from the coding sequence GTGCGGAAGTTCTGGGGGAAAGTAAGAGGGCAGTTCCGCCTACTGAACAATCAGCACGTCGCTGCCTGGAAGGTGATTGCTGCCGCAATTGTTGTGGCGTCTCTGCTGGTTTGGACAGTGCAGGTCAACACTGCGGTCGCCACTGAGCCCGCCGCCGTCGCTTTACCGAATCAATCTTCGACAGCACGAACTTTGAAGATTCTCCCTCGTGGCGAGGTTCAACTTCAGTTTCTCGGCCGTTTTCGGCACAGTGAAAAGTCAGGAACATCGGCCACTGAAATCACGGCTTTTGATCCAACAACCAGGCAACTTTTCGTCGTCAATGTGGAAGATCAGGTCATCGATGTCCTTGATCTGTCGCAACCGGCCCTGCCAGTGCGAGTTGACCAGATCAGCGTCTCAGCTCTGGGAATACCCACATCCGTTTCGGCGAGGGCAGGACGAGTCGTTGCGTCTGTTGCTACAGAAGATCGTCGCCAACGTGGTCATGTTGTCCTGATTGACCCAGTCCATCGCAAGATTGTTCACCAGATCCAGGTGGGTTATGAGCCGGACTGTGTGGCACTGACGAATGATGGAAAACTTCTTGCCGTTGCCAACGAAGGTTCCCCGAATGAGAACTATGATTTTGATCCTGAAGGAACGATCAGTCTGATTGAAATTCCCGATGATCTGGCACAACTCGCCAATGCTGAAATCACGACGATTGATTTCCGCAGGTACAACGACAATCCGGAGAAAATGGGGCCTGGAGTACGGATCTTTGGGCCGAAGGCGACGGTCGCTCAGGATCTGGAGCCCGAATATATCACGATCTCTGCCGATGGTCAGCTGGCCTGGGTCAGCCTGCAGGAAAATAACGCGATTGCCACCATTGATCTCGAACAGAAGTCTTTAATTTCCGTAAGAGGTCTGGGCTATAAAGATCATTCCCAACCGGGAAATGGTTTCGATGCCAGTGACCGAGATCAATCGATCAATATCCGGCCCTGGCCAGTGAAAGGTCTTTATCAACCCGATGGTCTGGCCAATTTTGTCTCGCATGGAAAGCGATTTATCGTCACCGCCAACGATGGAAAAGATCGAGACTACGAAGGCTTCAGCGAGAGGGCCATGGTCAGCGATCTTCAGCTCGACCCGCGCAGGTTTCCTCACGCGAATGAGCTTCAAAAACCAGAGAATCTTGGTCGTTTACGAGTTTCCAAAGCCACGGGTGATCTGAATGGCAATGGACTGGTCGACGAACTGCATGCCTTTGGAGGAAGATCTTTTTCCATCTGGGATGAGCAATTCCACCAGATATTTGATTCCGGCGATCAGTTGGAGTCGATTGTGGCCAGTCAACGACCACACGACTTTAACAGTGATCATGAAAAGCGGGAATTCGACAGCCGAAGTGCAGCGAAAGGGCCAGAGCCCGAGAGCGTGGTCGTTACAGAGATTGGTTCAAAGAAGATTGCCATCATTGGTCTTGAACGTCAATCGGGGCTGATGGTCTATGATGTCACAAACCCTGTAAAACCCGTCTTTGAACAGTTCCTCAGTACGCGAAGTGAATCGACACCGTCGGATTTAGTATCTCCAACGAGCAATGAGGGAGATTTAGGCCCGGAAGGGTTGTTAGTGATCCCTGCTCAAGACAGTCCGACGAAGACACCTCTACTCGTTGTTGCCAACGAAATCAGCAATGCCACCGTAATCTATGAGATCAGGCTGCGTACGCCCTGA
- a CDS encoding DUF1559 domain-containing protein: protein MRNARSAFTLIELLVVIAIIAILIALLLPAVQQAREAARRTQCKNNLKQLGLALHNYHDAFSVFPPSGCIDRNSTSQQPWSAQAFILPYLDGGTIYSKMNFSLGYHHAVNTSVYPPFGPAATKVSVLICPSDPGDRARLNSSGTPEHYPLCYAMNIGRYLIYDPNNGQNGGAAFAPNGKLTTASFTDGTSNTMAMAEVKAFTPRFHDTTGVATEPTAPSQVSGTYTAGGAWSAVNGHTEWVCGRAIHTGFTTTFGPNTSVPHVEAGVTYDIDVSSNREGTSLTAPTYGIITSRSYHEGIVQSLLMDGSVRAVSENIDQGIWRALGTRSGGEVLGEI from the coding sequence ATGAGAAATGCTCGCTCGGCATTTACGCTCATCGAACTGCTCGTCGTGATTGCCATTATTGCCATTCTGATTGCACTCCTCTTGCCGGCTGTGCAGCAGGCCCGAGAAGCCGCCCGCAGAACTCAGTGCAAAAACAACCTCAAGCAACTGGGCCTGGCACTCCACAACTACCACGATGCCTTCAGTGTCTTTCCACCCTCAGGCTGCATTGATCGCAACAGCACTTCACAACAGCCCTGGTCGGCTCAAGCCTTCATACTCCCGTATCTGGATGGAGGCACAATCTACAGCAAAATGAACTTCTCGCTGGGCTATCACCATGCCGTGAACACCAGTGTTTATCCACCTTTCGGGCCGGCAGCCACCAAGGTCTCAGTCCTCATCTGCCCCAGTGATCCCGGCGATCGCGCTCGCTTGAACAGCAGTGGCACTCCCGAGCATTACCCCCTGTGTTACGCCATGAACATCGGCCGCTATCTCATTTACGACCCCAACAACGGGCAGAATGGCGGAGCCGCTTTTGCTCCCAATGGAAAACTCACGACCGCCAGCTTCACGGATGGGACCAGCAATACCATGGCCATGGCTGAAGTGAAGGCCTTTACACCTCGTTTCCACGACACCACCGGTGTTGCCACAGAACCAACCGCTCCCAGCCAGGTTTCAGGAACCTATACTGCGGGCGGTGCCTGGTCTGCAGTCAATGGCCATACCGAATGGGTCTGTGGCAGAGCCATTCACACCGGCTTTACCACCACATTCGGGCCGAATACTTCGGTGCCGCATGTTGAAGCGGGTGTGACTTATGACATTGATGTCTCCAGCAATCGCGAAGGAACCAGCCTGACGGCACCAACGTACGGCATCATCACTTCTCGCAGTTACCACGAAGGGATTGTGCAGTCGCTGTTAATGGATGGCTCGGTCCGTGCGGTCTCCGAAAACATCGACCAGGGGATCTGGCGAGCATTGGGGACACGCTCGGGTGGTGAGGTTCTCGGCGAAATTTAA
- the purB gene encoding adenylosuccinate lyase, translating to MSHEHYDNPLVSRYASKAMSALWSPQVRHATWRKLWVALAEAEHELGLPVSQSQIDELKSRLEDIDFAAAARYEKELRHDVMAHVHAWGDQCPSARPIIHLGATSCYVTDNADLILMRQGMELLRDKLVATIDRLSKFAVEYKDLPCLGYTHLQPAQPTTVGKRATLWCYDLVLDLEDLEHRIENLRFRGAKGTTGTQATFLTLFNGDHAKVEELDRRVAEKMGFAQRCAVTGQTYTRKLDVQILDVLDGIAQSAHKTGTDLRILQSNKEIEEPFEKQQIGSSAMAYKRNPMRSERMCSLSRFVSSVTASIGQTVATQWMERTLDDSAVRRLSIPQAFLATDAILILYRNVVDGLVVYPKVITQRLAAELPFMATEEILMEGVRAGGDRQDLHERVRIHSHEAARQVKEHGLPNDLIERLKGDAAFAKVDLGAALDARRFVGRAPEQVEQFVSEIITLIRQRYQSTLGLAAEELKV from the coding sequence GTGTCTCACGAACATTACGACAACCCACTCGTTTCCCGCTACGCCTCCAAAGCCATGAGTGCCCTCTGGTCGCCGCAGGTGCGGCACGCCACCTGGCGCAAACTGTGGGTGGCGCTGGCGGAAGCCGAACACGAACTGGGTCTGCCGGTTTCGCAAAGTCAGATCGATGAACTCAAGTCTCGCCTCGAAGATATCGATTTCGCTGCCGCCGCCCGCTACGAGAAGGAACTGCGGCACGATGTCATGGCTCACGTCCACGCCTGGGGTGATCAATGTCCCTCAGCCCGGCCCATCATTCACCTGGGGGCCACCAGTTGCTATGTCACCGACAACGCCGACCTCATTCTCATGCGGCAAGGGATGGAACTGCTGCGCGATAAACTCGTCGCCACCATCGACCGGCTGTCGAAGTTTGCTGTCGAATACAAAGACCTCCCCTGCTTGGGGTACACCCATTTGCAGCCTGCCCAGCCGACAACGGTGGGAAAGAGAGCCACACTCTGGTGTTACGATCTGGTGCTCGATCTGGAAGATCTGGAACATCGCATCGAAAACCTGAGGTTCCGCGGTGCGAAAGGCACCACCGGGACTCAGGCGACATTCCTCACGTTGTTCAACGGCGATCACGCCAAGGTGGAAGAACTCGATCGCCGGGTGGCCGAAAAGATGGGCTTTGCCCAGCGCTGCGCCGTGACTGGCCAGACCTATACCCGCAAGCTCGATGTGCAGATTCTCGATGTTCTCGATGGCATTGCCCAGAGTGCCCACAAGACAGGGACCGATCTGCGCATTCTGCAAAGCAACAAAGAGATCGAAGAGCCGTTCGAGAAGCAGCAGATCGGTTCATCGGCCATGGCCTACAAGCGCAACCCCATGCGGTCTGAGCGAATGTGCAGCCTGTCGCGGTTTGTCTCCAGCGTCACGGCTTCCATCGGCCAGACAGTCGCTACGCAGTGGATGGAACGAACTCTCGACGACAGTGCCGTCCGGCGGCTCTCCATTCCACAGGCATTTCTCGCGACCGATGCCATCCTGATTCTTTATCGGAACGTGGTGGATGGGCTGGTGGTTTACCCGAAGGTGATTACCCAAAGACTCGCTGCCGAGTTGCCATTCATGGCGACCGAAGAGATTCTGATGGAAGGTGTGCGTGCCGGTGGCGACCGGCAGGATCTCCACGAGCGCGTCCGCATTCACAGTCATGAAGCCGCTCGACAGGTCAAAGAGCACGGCTTACCCAACGACCTCATCGAGCGACTCAAGGGTGATGCCGCCTTTGCCAAGGTCGATCTGGGTGCTGCACTCGATGCCCGGCGATTTGTAGGTCGTGCACCGGAACAGGTCGAGCAATTTGTTTCCGAGATCATCACCCTCATCCGCCAGCGCTATCAAAGCACACTCGGTCTGGCGGCAGAAGAACTCAAGGTGTAG
- a CDS encoding transaldolase family protein: MPTPLETLVACGTKVWLDSIDPALVVENRKFGATGATSNPIIIADLLKTGRFDDQIRALVAEGHSDEAIAWAMTDRLVRQAQEVFASVYTESAGNNGYVSFELDPLLEDTANTLSVAEKAKKYVELGQHWAAGHSNRMIKVPATPGGLAALEELAASGITLNVTLIFSERQYEAAREAVWKGAQRHGKLERFKSVYSIFVSRIDVYTKKHVPTLIPAAQGQVGIVNAQRLWAENQKFWADKKLPLQQEIIFASTGTKDPAEAPDRYVSALAGSDIQTNPPATNAAVQSLTGKVYTRKVDQLPPADVLADIDAKVDFAKMEQVLMEEGLAKFADPFKSLLQVIASKR, translated from the coding sequence ATGCCGACACCTCTTGAAACCCTCGTTGCCTGCGGCACCAAAGTCTGGCTCGACAGTATCGATCCCGCACTGGTCGTAGAAAACCGCAAATTTGGAGCCACGGGTGCCACATCGAATCCAATTATCATTGCTGACCTGCTGAAGACGGGTCGCTTTGATGATCAGATTCGCGCGTTGGTGGCCGAAGGGCATTCCGATGAAGCGATTGCCTGGGCGATGACCGATCGTCTTGTCCGCCAGGCACAGGAAGTTTTTGCCAGCGTTTACACAGAATCTGCGGGCAATAACGGCTACGTGAGCTTTGAACTCGATCCTCTCCTGGAAGATACCGCGAACACGTTGAGTGTGGCTGAAAAGGCCAAGAAGTATGTCGAGCTGGGTCAGCATTGGGCGGCAGGGCATTCCAACCGCATGATCAAGGTCCCCGCGACACCGGGTGGATTAGCTGCTCTCGAAGAGCTGGCCGCTTCCGGGATTACGCTGAATGTGACGCTGATCTTCTCGGAACGGCAGTATGAAGCGGCTCGGGAAGCGGTTTGGAAGGGTGCCCAGCGGCACGGCAAGCTTGAACGCTTCAAATCGGTTTACAGCATCTTCGTCAGTCGGATTGATGTCTATACCAAGAAGCACGTTCCCACATTGATCCCTGCGGCTCAGGGTCAGGTCGGCATTGTGAATGCCCAAAGGCTCTGGGCAGAGAATCAGAAGTTCTGGGCCGACAAGAAGCTCCCACTTCAGCAGGAAATCATCTTCGCCAGCACAGGCACAAAAGACCCGGCAGAAGCTCCTGATCGTTATGTGAGTGCACTGGCTGGTTCCGATATCCAGACCAACCCACCTGCGACGAACGCGGCTGTCCAGAGCCTGACAGGTAAGGTTTACACCCGCAAAGTCGATCAATTGCCACCAGCCGACGTTCTGGCCGATATCGATGCAAAAGTCGATTTCGCCAAGATGGAACAAGTGCTGATGGAAGAAGGTCTGGCCAAGTTCGCCGATCCATTCAAGTCACTTCTTCAGGTGATCGCTTCCAAGCGCTAG
- a CDS encoding DUF420 domain-containing protein, with the protein MLTRGFLGYQTSFMLDFVVVALVIVVPLMIWSLVEVKARRFENHRKLQMLLALILLVAVTLFEVDLQWVQGGWRNIVDRHEPPLSTEVIARSTWLLRIHLVFAISTPILWAVTLIGALRNYAKPAQPSAYSTTHKRLGWLSMIDLVLTSVTGVIFYAATFVLPTL; encoded by the coding sequence ATGCTCACTCGCGGTTTTCTCGGCTATCAGACATCCTTCATGCTCGACTTTGTCGTGGTGGCGCTCGTCATTGTCGTCCCATTGATGATCTGGAGTCTGGTGGAGGTCAAAGCTCGCCGCTTCGAGAATCACCGTAAGTTGCAGATGCTCCTCGCCCTGATTCTGCTTGTGGCAGTGACTCTATTCGAAGTCGATCTGCAATGGGTTCAAGGTGGCTGGCGCAACATCGTCGATCGCCACGAGCCACCACTCAGCACCGAAGTCATTGCACGCTCCACCTGGCTGCTCCGCATCCATCTCGTCTTTGCCATCTCGACACCCATCCTCTGGGCTGTCACGCTCATTGGTGCCCTGCGCAACTATGCCAAACCAGCCCAACCTTCAGCCTACAGCACCACACACAAAAGGCTCGGCTGGCTCTCGATGATTGATCTTGTCCTCACATCGGTCACCGGAGTCATCTTCTACGCCGCCACCTTTGTACTCCCCACTCTGTAA
- a CDS encoding DUF1559 family PulG-like putative transporter: MNILKIAVGLVLTVVVLTLLSAAVLNGREQARRSDWMYRLKEIGLALHNYHDVYNCLPPGGIFSEAGQGYQGWPSRLAQFQTQTPFSSWVDDRIPWDDPRQIEWFTMAHCREGRWWQDPGLTLTEKNTFPLIHVAANSWVMHRNSHVTLQDVGDLASTLLAADASEPFDIYGSTTAWRDASIPINSSPSGFSSHGRPMAHCLMADATVRSVDVNVDASIWKQMQGPESLRPVDKLIDRIPGIPPAPTHFDRRIWTDMFHKDSQKATLTADGQHLILNTESVDPCLLSERREEVFQSWLIELAALCAKGDVQSAKLYRYPSPEEVKVLLSCKNLKTVDIRAIRNAPVIRPLLEQESHRIQIIETPDSSE; encoded by the coding sequence ATGAACATCCTGAAAATTGCTGTTGGGCTCGTTCTCACGGTCGTTGTGCTGACACTCTTAAGTGCCGCAGTTCTCAATGGGCGAGAACAGGCCCGGCGATCAGACTGGATGTACCGGCTGAAAGAGATTGGCCTGGCACTCCATAACTACCATGATGTTTACAATTGCCTGCCACCTGGTGGAATCTTTAGTGAAGCAGGGCAAGGTTATCAGGGATGGCCTAGCCGTCTGGCGCAATTTCAAACGCAGACTCCCTTTTCGTCTTGGGTTGATGATCGAATCCCCTGGGATGATCCCCGGCAAATCGAATGGTTTACAATGGCCCATTGCCGGGAAGGACGTTGGTGGCAAGACCCTGGCCTCACCCTCACGGAGAAAAATACGTTTCCGCTCATTCATGTCGCGGCCAACTCCTGGGTCATGCATCGCAATAGTCATGTGACCTTACAAGATGTGGGAGACCTCGCCTCGACACTTCTGGCAGCCGATGCTTCGGAACCATTTGATATTTATGGTTCCACAACGGCCTGGAGAGACGCCAGCATTCCTATCAACAGTTCTCCATCAGGTTTCAGCTCACATGGCCGTCCGATGGCTCATTGTCTCATGGCCGATGCGACCGTCCGGTCTGTCGATGTGAACGTCGACGCATCGATCTGGAAACAGATGCAAGGGCCAGAGTCACTCAGACCAGTTGATAAACTTATTGACCGTATCCCAGGCATCCCCCCAGCTCCAACTCACTTTGACCGCCGCATCTGGACTGACATGTTTCACAAGGACAGTCAGAAAGCAACACTGACCGCTGATGGTCAACACTTGATTCTCAATACTGAGTCCGTTGATCCGTGCTTACTGAGTGAACGGCGAGAGGAAGTCTTCCAATCCTGGCTGATTGAATTGGCCGCATTATGTGCAAAAGGGGATGTGCAATCGGCAAAGTTGTATCGCTATCCATCACCCGAAGAGGTGAAGGTTCTATTGTCCTGCAAGAACCTGAAGACCGTGGATATTCGTGCAATTCGAAATGCACCCGTGATTCGTCCACTGCTCGAACAAGAGTCACACCGAATCCAAATTATTGAGACGCCCGACTCCTCCGAATGA
- a CDS encoding DUF1559 family PulG-like putative transporter: protein MRYLKIAAGVLFPLLVVMLILPAIHQSREAARRTQWRNNLKQIGLALHNYHDVFDTFPPGGVYNAEGHGYFGWPVPLIPYLACTPFYYRLDQNIPWDDPRQVEWFTDRHCRENISWLDPSLETPSSANGYPLIHVAANSWVMHRNSHVTLDDLGTSAHTLLAADASEPFDIFASTTAWREVSIPRNTSPFGFSSHGREVTHGLMGDGSVKTVTLEADESIWHAMQGPESLRPAPELTAREPGIPPPLSKPYVKHLWSSLYGKNNPDQRARLSIDGQTLTVSTAAGDTSPPEKRYEPAYLGWLVSLEKLCLEASIKQVIVKGTVTAEEIRVILRSPHLESIDINGVENPEIVLVEVKSTPRRIQVLKSSSTIQDNDSPDENINR, encoded by the coding sequence ATGAGATACCTGAAGATTGCCGCAGGAGTCCTTTTTCCACTGCTTGTTGTGATGTTGATTCTACCGGCAATTCACCAATCCCGAGAAGCGGCTCGTCGCACGCAGTGGCGGAATAACCTCAAGCAGATTGGTCTGGCACTTCATAACTATCATGATGTATTTGACACATTCCCACCGGGAGGTGTCTATAACGCTGAGGGACACGGCTATTTTGGCTGGCCCGTCCCCTTGATTCCTTACCTGGCATGTACTCCATTCTACTATCGACTTGATCAGAATATCCCCTGGGATGATCCCCGGCAGGTCGAATGGTTTACAGATCGTCATTGCCGGGAGAATATTTCGTGGCTGGACCCCAGTCTTGAGACACCATCCTCCGCCAATGGCTATCCACTGATTCATGTCGCGGCCAACTCCTGGGTCATGCATCGCAATAGTCACGTGACGCTTGACGATCTTGGCACTTCGGCTCACACGCTTCTCGCAGCCGATGCTTCCGAGCCGTTTGATATTTTTGCTTCAACGACTGCCTGGCGCGAAGTCAGCATACCTCGAAACACTTCTCCATTCGGCTTCAGCTCCCACGGTCGAGAGGTCACGCATGGCCTCATGGGTGATGGTTCTGTCAAAACGGTCACTCTTGAAGCTGATGAATCAATCTGGCACGCCATGCAAGGGCCGGAATCACTCAGGCCGGCACCAGAATTGACGGCCCGCGAACCTGGGATTCCGCCACCTTTAAGTAAGCCATATGTAAAGCATCTTTGGAGTAGTTTGTATGGTAAGAATAACCCTGATCAGCGCGCTCGGCTATCCATCGACGGCCAGACTTTGACAGTCTCGACGGCAGCAGGTGATACTTCCCCTCCAGAAAAGCGATACGAACCCGCATATCTGGGTTGGTTAGTCAGTTTGGAAAAACTTTGCCTGGAAGCCAGTATCAAGCAGGTGATCGTCAAAGGCACAGTGACTGCCGAAGAAATACGCGTGATCCTGCGGTCCCCGCATCTGGAGTCCATCGACATCAACGGTGTCGAGAATCCGGAGATCGTGCTTGTTGAGGTAAAGAGCACACCGCGAAGAATTCAAGTTCTGAAGTCATCGTCAACGATTCAAGATAACGATTCGCCGGACGAAAATATAAACCGTTGA